The Ictidomys tridecemlineatus isolate mIctTri1 chromosome 1, mIctTri1.hap1, whole genome shotgun sequence DNA window CAAGAAAGAGGCAGGCAGGGGCAGCTGGCTGGGTTTGTGCTCAGACTGTATTCACAGAGACACGTGGCAGCTTACATTGGACAAAATGAGTAATAAAAATTGGCTTTAAATATGGAAAATCTAGGGCCCTATAATCCCATGTTACCCTAACTCTGGGACCAGGATGGTCATCACAGTCTGGGAAGGACCAGGGCTGGGACCTGGGGCACAGGCACAGCCTTACCTTGCCCTCTTCACAcacagttacacacacacacacacacacacacacacacacacactccccatgGGCACACACAGGGAAGGTGGATTATTGCTGGGCACGTGTGTCTGTTGTTATGAAGAGATTCTGGAATGATGGAGGTTTGGCCAGGACACCCCACACCCTCCTATGGTCTGAGCTGGAGCATTTCTGAAGAGGTGTCTTCAGGACAGGGCCCAGCATAAGAGACAAAGTGCCCTGGGAGCTGGAAGGCAGAGAAAGACCCATCTGGGACAACCTGGGCAGTGGACTGATGGGTCTCATGGTCAGCCCAATCTCTGGTCACACTTTGGCACAGGCCTAGGGGACACTGAAGCCCCAGATCCAGTCTAACAAGTGCTTGAAGGGACAATATTGGGTCTGAAATGGTGGTGGCCTGAGCCCAGGACAGTGGGGGCAGGCACAACTGTCATTTGGAGGTTGGTGGTGGCCaatgcagtgctggggactcaAGGGTGTGGCCTGGCCCAGCCTCAGGCGATCTGAGCTGGGCCTGAGAAGCCTCATTTGGCAGTAACTCCTCTGCCAGCTCCTAGCTCTCCTGACCAGGGCTGGCTGCACAGAGGAGGGGAAGCCAGGGCGCCGGTCTGGGGTGGGAATTAAGAGCGCTCTGGTTGCGATAGACACTCgtacaaatacataaatacagaAAGCCCCGAGCTCCAGAGAAGAGCTGAAGGGACGCACCTTTGTCCCAGGGACAGCCCAGTCCTTGCCAAACTCAGCCAGGCCAGGGACTGAGGggcagaggacactggggacagCTCCGGCTGTGTTCCCCAGGCCACGACTTGAGTGGACAATGGGGAAGACCACTGTGCAAAACTGTAAACAGCGTTCAGAGTAGCTGCTACCGCCAATCGCCGGTGGGGGCCTCAGGCTGGGGACTAGAGGCGGGTGGGGAGTTCTTCCTCACTGTCGCTGCAGTTCCCACAGCAATCCTGGAGGGACAGGGAAGACACGGAGGGAGAAAGGCAGAGTGGGCGCCATTAACCACCTGTGATGTCGTAAGGGGCCAGCTCTGCCTGAGCAGGCTGGGAGCTGCCTGGGGTCATGTTCTGGAGAAGAGGATCCCATGAGGGGCCTGGAGCAGCAGATCAGGCCACACATGGGTAGGTGTCAGGGCATAAGCTTccggcaaaaaaataaaataagttggaCTAGAGAGACCCCAGGACCTGCCAGGGCAAGGCCACTGTCCAAAGGCATGGCATGGGGAGACAGGCAGCTAAGCAAGGCTAGCAGCTTGAAGGGGACAGGGTGCAGGGAACTGCAGCAGCGGGGAAGGGGATAGAGGAGCGGGCACCAGACTTCTTTCTCCCACATCTCTCCTCTGCCATGGAAGGGCTGCCTGGGGCTCCCCAAGGCCGGGCAGGAAGGCCAACCCATGGGGAGCCCACACTGCTCACctctggaaagagaaaagagcCCATGAGCCCAGCCAAGGGTAGGGGACAGGTGGGAATGAGGCCAGAGACCCTGGGCACCGCTGGCAGGGCTGGAGGATGCCCACATCCAGTGCAAGCGGGCACCggctctgcctcccaccagtGTCCCCTAGAGCCAGGCTGGGGGCCCAGTTAGTACACTGTCAGGGCTTACCTGGCGACTAAAgagtctctgcagcagtcctttctTGGGGGGTGCAGGCGGCTGGCCTTTCCAGTCCAGGTCTGGTGGAACTGAGCCATCCAGCCCAAAAACATTCAGCTCCTGGAAGCACTCAGTCTCTACCATCTACTGAGAAATAGGCAACTGAGAGAGTTGCCCCCAGGGCCAGACCCCTGGAACCCACCCCATCCCAGCAGGGCAGACCCTCACCTCGTTCTGCCAAGGGATGGGCACACTGCCAGTGGCAAACTTCTGGTAGAAATCCTGGTCGGTGGGCTCCAGCTCCACACCTTTAACTGTGGAGAATTGTTCAATATCCAGAACATCCTTGCAATAAatagcctggggctgggggcacaAAGGAAATAGTCAgataggaaacacacacacacaaggaaggCAGCTCAGCCTTGATTCTCCCTCTGGCCCTTGATCTGGTTCTGCTCCAATACCAGCAGAATCTGGGGTCTAGAGTAAGCAACCAGGTACCCCATATACTTGCTAAGCACAGTAGTCCTTTTTCTCTGTAAACTGGCTTCATTATCCCTCACTGATCAATGACTGAATGTGTCTGTGGACAGACTTGATGCTGGGCCACTCCCTCACCAGCCTGGGGGTGAGGAGTGCAGGCTAGGGAGAATTACACGCTGAATCTCAGTTGGCTTCCTTATGCTGGGCCTGAAGTGGATGGGTTCCCACCCAGAGATGTCCAGCGGCTTGCTCCATCCCCCCTCATAGCCAACCAGAGGGCCGGAATGAGTCTCCAACAATCTCCCCAGGCCCCTGCACCTTAGCATTAGAAAGCcactttcttttccatctttatgCTGTCTTTCAAATCCTACCATTAAGGatgtcaattaaaatattatgagCCAGACATGGCGGcccatgcctgttatcccagtggctggggaggctgaggcaagaggattgcaattttaaagccagtttcagcaacttagtgaagccctacgCAAcataatgaaaccctgtctcaaaataaaaaaggctagaaacgtggctcagtggttctatacgtagcaccaaaaaaaaaaaaataataataataataatcatgagagtgggggtatagctcagtggtagggctgTGCTTAATaaacacaaggccctggatttaatcttcAGGTCATTTGCACATATCTCCTCATCATCATGTAAAATGGTGCAtccatagggctggggttgtggctcagtggtagagcacttgcctagcacatgtgaggcactgggtttgatccttagcatcacataaaaatcaataaataagtaaaataaaattgcacccatctacaactaaaaatatatatatatatatatatattgaaaaaatggTGCATccacttttttgaaaaaatctgacaatatctttttttcttttttaaagagagagaagagggagggagggagggagggagggagggagggagggggagagagagagagagagagagagagagagagagaatttatttatttatttaagttctcggcggacacaacatctttgtttatatgtggtgctgaggatcgaacaacccgggccgcacgcatgccaggcgagcgcgctaccacttgagccacatccccagcccctgacaatATCCTTTAAAAGGTAAATCATGTTAGCATATGACCTAGTAATTCTATACCTAGGTATATGCCAAGAGGAAATATCAACAtctgtccacacaaaaacttgtacaggAATGTTCATAGCAACCAGGCACAGTCGTGAGCACCTGCAGACCTagctactcagaggctgaggcaggagaatcccttgAGTCCATAAGTTCAAGACTACCCTGGACAACACAATGAGAACccatctcagaaaaaaagaatatcattgttcataataaccaaaaaagtGGAAATGGCTCTAATGTCTACCAACTGatttgaataaacaaatgagttaGGCccggggagatagctcagtggtaaagcacttacctacatgcataaggcccttggttcaatccccagcaccacattaaaataaataaataaggccgggcacagtggtgcacacctataatcacagtgacttgggaggctaagccaggaggatcacaaattcaaacgcagcctcagcaaaaagttgaggtgctaagcaactcagtgagaccctgtctcaaaatacaaaatagggctgggggtgtggctcagtggtcaagtgcccctgagttcaatccccagtaccaaaaaaataaactaattaattaaataaaataaacaaaccaaataaaaggagaaaaataaataaatgaggtattatccaaacaatggaatattatcaatATTGCTATACgctaacatggatgaaccttaaaaacatgcTAAGTAATagaagccagtcacagaagaccATATCTTTTATGATTCCACCCACATATATGAAACATCTAGAATAGGCAAATATatacagacagaaagtagattagtgattAACAAGGActgggggagagaagaaaggagaatgaCTGCTAGTGGGtatagggttttttgttttggctgggtaatgaaaatattctaaaatttattgtgGTGATGTCTGTATAACTCTAATAAAAGGTACTGAACTGCATCCTTTATATGTGTGAAttatatggtatgtgaattaaTCCTCAATAAagctcttaaaaaaatacatcatcaTCAAGCTTGCTTTTCATCTATTGCTTCTAAAACATTAAGCTCCAAGGCACTGATTTTATCTCTAACTTTGAACTAAAGACCACAAGTAGTGAGATTATTTCAAGGTTACTTAAGATGATGTGCATAGGAAGCAGTCTCAGAGGCAGGCTGATGGAAGTCAGGCCCACTTGGTTCAAGTACTAGCCCAGGACAATACCCACGCTTCAGCATTCCATGGAGACCTATTACACAAGATACAGAGGCAGCAGCTCCCTAGCTGGCCTCCCCACTTATACCCACACCCTCCATGGACCCACTCCCTACACTTTACATTCCTGCTCAAACTTCCAAATCTCCGTCATTTGGGGCTCACATTCCTCTTTCCCTGCATATATTTGCTCCAGGCACACTGGTCTCCTCACTGTGTTTCATCACACTAGACTATTCTTTTCCCCAGGACCTCAACACCTAGCTGCTCTTTTTGCCTGTAATGCTCTTATCTTGGCCTACTCTCTCCCTCACACATTTCCAGTTTCTGCCTAACCATCAAAGATCCCCCTGTCTAAAACTATGATGCCCCCACCCCATCACTCTCTGGCTTCttagcctgttttatttttctttgttgcacTTAGCGGTACCTGAAATTCTTTCTAATTTATTGGTTATTTTGGTGTGCCTTCTCGATGGAACATAAAGACAGACTTGGGTCCTATGGACCTTATTATTTTCAAGGTCTGAGCACTCAtgcatttgtaaaattaaatgtgGCTGGCAGCAATCAACCCAGCCTGCCTATCACCTTCTAGTCTCCCCAGTGCTCCTGATGAACTGTCAATCACAGGAcccaatttataaaaaaaaaaattttgtttttagttatacatgggcacaatatttttattttgtttatttatttatttttatgtggtgctgaggattgaacccagggtctcacacatgccaggcaaatgctctaccactgagccacaaccccagccccacaggacCCAATCTTTATAGAGCAAACACATGCCCTAATCCTGGCCAATCAGAACCTTTCCTGTAATATTACACACAAAGTAGCCTGAATTCAGAGAGAGGGATATAGTCAACAGGTTGAAGTAGAGCCAAGGGATGGAGAGTTGGCAACATAGCACGAAACCCTGGTGTTGACCCTACTCAGGAACTTTCTTGCCAAAGGAACCAATAAACTCCTTGTTAGACTTAAGTAAGTTTGCATTGGGCTTCTGCCACTTGGAATCTGATGACTAGAAGATATTTTTGCTTGCAGGGTGCTTGACCCACGAGATACTTAATAAATCCACCCACTGGCACCTCCATCTGGGTTTTCCTTTGGGAGATGGATCACTCCCACTCAGTGGTCCAACTGGGTATGTGATCCAGGGATGATCAGTGAGGGTTCTCTGAGCCATCAGAGGCAATGAACATCAGCCTGAGGATTTTTCCACTTTggtatttcttttgaaatttctaGGCAAGAAATTCTATCTATGGGGAAGACTGAACTGGAAGGATGTGGGGCTGAACTGCTGGAGGTCACTCTTGCCACGCCCTGGGGAGAGCCACCTGACAGTGAAGACTATATAATCAACAGTACATTGTGAAGGGAGAAAAATGAATTCCTTCAGTACTACTGGAGTCACCCCGCCTTCATCCCTCCATCCAGATATACCAAAAGCCAAACCTATCCTGCGGTTTTTCCATTCTTATGAATCGAGtgaagtgtgtgtatatgtatacttaGCTAAGTCATAAGATTGGattttccaacatctgcactgcagatgttttttgtttttttttaaagagacagtgagagaggagagagagagagagagagagagaaagagagagagagagagagagagagagaatttttaatatttatttttcagttctcggcggacacaacatctttgttggtatgtggtgctgaggatccaacccgggtcgcacgcatgccaggcgagcgcgcatgccaggcgagcgcgcatgccaggcgagcgcgcatgccaggcgagcgcgctaccgcttgagccacatctccagccccactgCAGATGTTTTGACCACTACTCCACgggaccccagccccagccctacttgGCCCTGCCCTCAGCAGGAATGGGAGGCACTCACATCAGGCTTAAAGGGCGGTTCCAGCATGCCAGCTCCCAGCCGCTTGAAGTTCAGTTTCTTGAAAAGGGGGTGCTCCTTCACCTCTCGAGCGCCACCCCCACGACACCCTAGGCGCTCCgcagggtctttgcagagaagCTATGGCAGGGCAGGGATGGTCAGGGTGCCCTTGGGTGGGCAGGTTGGTGAGGTGCCCCAACTCCAGCCCTGGTCAGTCAGGCCTCCCCCTTGCTGCAGTACCTGGGAGCAGAGTGAGCGGGCCTGCGGGGAAAAGCGCTCAGAATACTCCTCAGGCACTTCCTTCACCAGCCGTTCCACCTCCTCCCGCttgatcttctttttcctttgctgGAAGGGCGACTGGCCTGCGATCATCTCATACAGGAGGCAGCCTAATGCCCACCAGTCAGGGCTGAATGTGTACCGCTCATTCTTTACCACCTctggagctgggcaaggggcacaGGAGCCAGGGCTGGGTAGGTGGCAGGGAACAGACCCTTCAGGCCCCAGGAATGCCCATGAAATTGGGGGATCAACTCAAATACCCACTAGCCAAGCAGGCAATATCAACTTGATAGTGACCTTGGCGAGTATAGAACACACAACCCATCAAAGGAAGTTGATGTGGCCCTGCAGAGGCACCCAGGATCCCAaggtcttgttttgtttttttctttgtggtgctaggaatcaaacccagggtcttccaTATGCTcagcaagtattctaccactgagctacaaacccagcccagaaatcatttttatatgaagCTGTCTGGCTTATGAAATGTTGGCAACCAAttagaattgttttaaaaacaatttgactTCAATACAAATATGACAAATGGGGCCCATGTAGCTATTGGCTTGCAGCTTCTGGATTTCctaagggagaaaagagagagggcaGAAACTCCTACTTGCTGATCCCTTCAAACAGCCCGGGAAGGCACCTGGGAGTTCCCCTCCACTTACTATCTCTTTTCATCTCAAGGCTACCGGGAGGCAGTACACATAATCCTTTTGCAGTAGAAGAGAGGCAGGAGAAGTGGACCGCATAGCCCAAGGGCACAGGACAGGCAAGGGGTGGAGCCTGTAGAGCCCGGACTATGTCCACTGTGGGGTCACATTTTGGGCCCTACACTGGTCTGTACCACAGATAGGGATGCCTACTC harbors:
- the Grk6 gene encoding G protein-coupled receptor kinase 6 isoform X7 is translated as MNGGDLKFHIYHMGQAGFPEARAVFYAAEICCGLEDLHRERIVYRDLKPENILLDDHGHIRISDLGLAVHVPEGQTIKGRVGTVGYMAPEVVKNERYTFSPDWWALGCLLYEMIAGQSPFQQRKKKIKREEVERLVKEVPEEYSERFSPQARSLCSQLLCKDPAERLGCRGGGAREVKEHPLFKKLNFKRLGAGMLEPPFKPDPQAIYCKDVLDIEQFSTVKGVELEPTDQDFYQKFATGSVPIPWQNEMVETECFQELNVFGLDGSVPPDLDWKGQPPAPPKKGLLQRLFSRQDCCGNCSDSEEELPTRL